The sequence CCCAAAACATGCCAGACAATCTCAGCCTGCAGCTAAAGTTGCAGAGGCCACTCTGCAAACTTGCTCCAGTAGTGGCTGAAACTCCCATGAAAAGTACGTTCCTTTATGCATTATCTTACTTCAGACAAACTATGTCCACAGCTGTAACTCATTCTAGGGCGCCCCAAAGCATTCTCCAGGAGGGATTCATAGCCTCATCTGGCTCCTCTCAGtgtgaaggagcagcggctctactctgagcccctcctggatgactgagcttctctctctaagggagagcccagacaccctgcAGAGAAAACTCATTTCAGCCGTTTGTgacctcgttctttcggtcatgacccaaagctcatgaccatagatgagtgTAGGAACGTATATCGACCGGTAAGTTGAGAGTTTCTCCTTTTGGCTCAGCTCGCTCTTCACCATGACAGAGCAGCTCAGGTCCaactcaagaccatggcctcagGTTTAGAGGCACTAATCCTCAACACAACCGCCTAAAACTCAGCTGCAAACCGCTCCARTGAAAGCTGTAGATCCCGACCTGATGAAGCCAATAGGatcacatcatctgcaaaaagcagagacgggatcctaaggccaccaaagcGGATCCCCTCCACACCTTGGCTGGTCtggaaattctgtccatgaaagtaatgaacagaatcggcgACAAAGTCCAACTCTCACatgaaacgagcccgacttactgccgtaCCAAGCTCTGGTACCGGTCCTACAGGGatctgagggtgtagagctgctCCAGTATTCCACAACCAGAACCAACGRTCCTTCTTCTCCAGAACCGCTGAAATTCCTTTCTTGTTAATTGATGGTGTCGTActtttataatgtaaagcatCTTGAACTGTTGCTGAAATCTTATATAATCTGGACAACCAATAAATTCTAGTAAAAACCATAATTTAACAATCTTGCCAGGTAAAAAAGATTTCCTGTTAAGACAGTACACTGAATAAGTGgtgcagaatttattttattttcatagatGAACAGTGAACACTTTCCTTTCAGAGAAGGTTCCCTTGTTGTTATATAACACAAGGTTTCATGCAGGCTAAGTGAGTGAAGGGTATCACAGCTTTGAACATTAAACCTTTGACAACATAGTCATTGTTTAGAATGATTCTAGTATCTTCAGATTGCaataaaatgtccatttttaaaacatcagtgaATATATGGTTTCAGCCTCAGGTTTACACCGTGGTCTTCCTTCAAAGCAAAGATAGCATCAGCAACTCAAAGTGGCTGTGaaagaattaaatgttttatttttttccatcttgtttttgCAAACTTGTTTAAGATCTccatgtttacaaaaaaaatcaacaatgtaATTAATACAGGTTTCTAGATTCCACTTTTCATCACCACTGTCCAACCAAGACATCTgttaacaatgttttaaaacagtCTTTAAATAATAACCCTGACATTAAACTGCTGGACTTTGCTCATACTGAAACTTCAAAGCACAGAGAAAAACTGATATAAAATATCtgatattttcataaaagtgatgacaatcaataaatttaatttaatttttttacttcaaaattttTACATTAGTTTCTCACACTTGAAGTGAGGAGCCCATTGAGGACTGGGATCCATTGATTCTTTGACCCTTTCTCTGGTTTGACAtttagaactttatttttacatgtagtGAATCTCAATCCCAAGACAgtcaataaaagtgttttactttCATGTCTCACTTTATACTACTACATGAAGAGTGTGGGATACTGGGGAAGATGCTGGTGTACATGAAACCAGTTACAAataattgatcatttattttgtctttcatgTAGATATTCTGCCTCTAAAACTATGTGGACAGCAGCTCATTACAGCTTGGTTTTCACTTTCTGCAGATCCATAACAGACCTGCTTGCACCACATTGCATTATTACTAGCTACCGTTCCTTCAACATGTTATAAATAtaacaacatgacaaaataaatcagttctTTTGAACAGTTCTGGTAGAAAAACGCTTGATGATGCTGGAACGCAGGTCCTTACTGACCAGCCCATAGATGATGGGGTTGATGGCCGGAGAGATGATGACGAACAGGATGCCAAGAAACTTATTAATGTTTTGGGATGTGGATGGAAATCTGTAGTTAACAATTATAATCATTGTGGCTAATTCATAGAAGACATACACAACAAAGTGTGATGCACATGTCTGGAAGGCCTTGGTCCGGATGCTGCTGACGGTCCTGCCCTGCTTAAAAGAAGCTCTCAGAATCCTGATGTAGGAATAAGCGATGACRACGAACATCCCTGTACTCACAAACCAGGTGATGAATAAACctaaaaaacacagagaattaCAGGACAGTCACATTTACTCACCGTCAACGATCAGAAGTGGTAACTGTTTCAGTAAAATGAGCTTTTTGTTATCCCTGCTTCAAAAATAGATGGTCGTATATTTTTAGTTGCTCATTTGCACTGACCGTAGATGTTGCTGATAAGGGGGGGAGTGCAGGCCAGATTCATTATGGACTTATTGCTGCAGTAGACGTGCTGAATGATTCGACTGCAGTAAGGAAGATTTACATGGAAGGAGAAGAGCACAGCGATGAGCACCAGAGCAAAGATCCAGGCCACAGCGCAGCAGCTGTGCAGCCGAGCCGAAGTCATGATGGAGTGATACCTGAGAGGTTCACACACTGCCACATACCTGCAGAGAGACAGCAAAAAACACACTTCTGTCTGTACTATGCATAGCATATATAATGTAGGATAATAGTTTAACTCTTggacaataaaagaaaatgtcaatatgTTAGCACATAGAAAAATTTAATACAAACATAGAAACCAGCAACAAATTTATGATTTATCACCTGTCAATAGCCATCACTCCCAGGATAGTGTGCATTGCAACTCCGTAAGTGTGAACACAGAAGCCCTGAATAATGGCAGAGAGGTAGCTGATCTTCCTCTGCCCTGTCAAGAAGTGCATCATGAGGCTGGGAAGCACCGCCGTGGCGCCCAGCAGGTCACAGACCACCAGGTGGCAGATCATCACAAACATGGGTCTGTGCAGGTTGCGGTCCGTCATGACGACACAGATCACCACTCCGTTYCCCAGCAGCACCACCATGTAGGCAAACAGGGCCAAGAAGAACAAGAGAGGACCATGTCCTGGTGGAACGTCGAAGCCCTCCARTTCAAACACAATCGGCTGCCTGAGAGGAGTGAATGTTAGGTTCTCCATCCAAAGCTGGACAACTCTGTGAAACACAAGCAGATTAAACCCTCCTGCATTTTAGACATAAAACTGCTATGAAAAGACAGAGCAAGTTCATCTTTGCAGAGCATAAGTAAATAGGTTACAGTTCTCCTTGGTACAGATTGTAAAAMAATACCTGAAAATGAAACACCACTTAATGGAAAATCTTAGAGATGCTAAAATCTTCATGAAAAATATCAACAGAAAWMAACAAAAGGTGATGTTAAACAATGAAGAGAGGATGTCCACAATATATCTTGTCAGAGCATCAGTGTCGCTCAGGAGGTTTTccatttaaatcatttcataTCTATTGGTTTCCTATAGCACCACCTCTCCCCGCCTGACAGCCAACAACAATACACTTTAATATTATTCCATTTTTAGAGGGCAAAGTTCAAGTTTGCACATCATTTTCACCCAACACTGACAACCCATGGTTCAGGAAAACAGAGAGGTAATTTAACACGGTTCTCTACAGCTTCTGTTCAGTTTTCCACCCATTGTCCCAATAATACAGGGCCTTATCCACGGTCAAAAGTAAAGACTGACCTAAAGAGATCAgccatgaacataaaaataagtacGACTCTGGTCAGAcaaaaaattatagaaaaagtgttttatcgTACATCTGGTCTCTTTCTCATGTGCAGAAAGAGACCTGATGTATTATTGATAGTTGATAACTTTATTTGTGATAATCAGAttggtttgttttgtctcaCAGAAACCTGGCTGTAACAAGGGGATTATGTCAAATCAGCCAACCCTTTTTAattcttcatatttttactcTCTTTGTAGAACAGCGGTAGGGAGAGGTGtagaaacaatttatttttcatatttatttatttatttatttattaatcctACACCAGGCTACAGTTCGGTTGAGCACCTAACCCTtaagttttcaaataattcacaGTCCTGCCACTCTTGTCCTCAAACTTTAATCCTTGTGCTGATTTATGGCATTGAGTGTGAAGAAATAGCAGAACTTCCCCAAAAGCCTGGGCTGTAAACTTAATCATTGAGTTCAGTTTAACTGAATACTCCGCACCTGAGAAAATATCATTATATTAGATCTTTTTCAAACCATGCTGctacaaattaaataatctctttcatgtttaatttaaccaatctcgtacaaaaaaaaaaagtaatttccagCTCTTCACAAATTAATGTTCTTGTTCATTGTGTTGTATGTGGTATTAGACAATGCTGAACCTTAAAAAAGAAGATATGTGTCCAAAARCATTTGGGTCACATGTTTAATTATGAGATGTTTTCCTCTCctcatgttttcttccttttttaagaaactttatTTAGCAAAAGATGTGCAtacaacaaacacagaaaatacagCAGTTACATGAACAAACAACCCTGGGTGATAATTAAAAAATKACCGTATATGCAAAAATTCACACGAGTTGTGAGTTTATTCTCTCAAAGAYAAAAATGTATGAAGATCTCTRCATGGATCCAAAGAATCTTCTTCCAGTAAAAATCCTTTGATAGCATYAAGTTTCTCAGATAAATTTATGTGTGGTTGAAAAAATAACgcatttcttcagttttgtaTTTGGTATCCATTTTGAGTTACCATCTCAAAAGGATAAAATTGGCACACAGACATAAGTAAAACTTGGATTAY comes from Poecilia reticulata strain Guanapo unplaced genomic scaffold, Guppy_female_1.0+MT scaffold_131, whole genome shotgun sequence and encodes:
- the LOC103459933 gene encoding olfactory receptor 2K2-like codes for the protein MENLTFTPLRQPIVFELEGFDVPPGHGPLLFFLALFAYMVVLLGNGVVICVVMTDRNLHRPMFVMICHLVVCDLLGATAVLPSLMMHFLTGQRKISYLSAIIQGFCVHTYGVAMHTILGVMAIDRYVAVCEPLRYHSIMTSARLHSCCAVAWIFALVLIAVLFSFHVNLPYCSRIIQHVYCSNKSIMNLACTPPLISNIYGLFITWFVSTGMFVVIAYSYIRILRASFKQGRTVSSIRTKAFQTCASHFVVYVFYELATMIIIVNYRFPSTSQNINKFLGILFVIISPAINPIIYGLVSKDLRSSIIKRFSTRTNFQTSQGVEGIRFGGLRIPSLLFADDVILLASSGRDLQLSLERYVAVCEPLRYHSIMTSARLHSCCAVAWIVALLLIAVLFSFHMNVPLCGRFLQHVYCSNRIMMSVACIPTPMSDIYGLSMTWSLSTGMFIIIAFSYIRILAAVLKHGRTDSSIRTKAFQTCASHLVVYVFYEIATLIIVVSYRFPSITKNITKFLSILFIIVPPAINPIIYGLVSRDLRSSIIKRFSTRTAHKNRLSVTQ